Proteins from a single region of Bombus pascuorum chromosome 5, iyBomPasc1.1, whole genome shotgun sequence:
- the LOC132907314 gene encoding probable chitinase 10 isoform X2, translating to MIPWLILLLVASAAAGPSHLIFIPDILQPPPLDSIEKEADAEIISLPSFQRGAVEGPPMIENPLTDPSITHAEYGSERFPLRDAVEALPANKIGFQVVSLPLQDSSQGRVPLRDAVEHREAPFFGNFDHESIWIEPLAPPTLTRTEQIINPKVVCHLDSSAVHRIEPFSLFPQSVPDHRCSHLIYIAATLDPEELVVVSRDREYDEIKGGYKAVTGHRSRDPALRVLVSITAPNRGKLFSEVTKNHCTLHCEKFAKSILSFLEAHDFDGVEIDWDGSPDRFNDLKLLLRTIKKLFADREYILAVVQKPDDPVDQEITSAADLVLLKAWRDNPAFRREKLALHPAPLKYVARVTNKWIDQIPKEHRSKIVLGLPVFGQGYTLKFGNFTDTGAPIIGPGIEDVYTQQKNGRMAYYEICEKLEDGLWTSGRDEEGPYIKRGDQWVGYEDPLSVKIKVAYVRSVRLGGVSLWSLDLDDFQGICGNSWPMLNAATESIGLYDEVELNECSTDGLSSDPENCSGFYSCHNGVRYRGQCGPGRFFDSTNGRCVKANSNICKPVQFDKMQGNHYQTEIRETQAFQNLEISPKKGPRVVCYITSWSLYRKGDGLFAPERLDSRLCTDIIYAFAGLNPDTLLIQPLDPWIDIEHNLYERVTKTKGSRVLLAIGGWTDSTGDKYSRLISSSIARRKFVTATINFLKKHNFDGLSFEWNYPKCWQSNCRKGPDSDKPNFTKLIQELRKGFDQQEPRLTLAVAFSGYKEVIDRAYEVREISEMVDFISVMTYDYHGAWEAKTGHLSPLFGNTDDINPYYNVNSTMEYLINLGADKSKLLAGIPLYGQAYRLSSENLTSLGDPATGPGTAGEFTKQPGMLAYYEVCDRIKNKGWETGLGPSAYRRDQWVGYDNQESVFAKGEYILKRGYGGATLWTVDLDDFLNRCCSESFPLLKSINRALGRLKNKASEGCGRPPEPVTPQPPTLTTHSDAVGDTPRPTTPMAKPTTWPMWTEKPSTDSHHTTTTWPTWTWKPSKRPESTTKSSTTVWWTQSTSTASSTWTSTKAPEQLTTEATQGIEKPTDSSKPEQPCTIGEYVPDPDNCNNYFRCVLGELQREQCAPGLHWDARRRICDWPAAAKCQAGTGSVTQKPSWTTIRTTTTKKPTTAFIPSSPRPITQKPIMEASNGKPPKNCVHGEYYSYPDSCTSFHICVNGNLISQQCGPGLNWNKEKGMCDWAFKNPCIEKPKKTASLVAGGTKSTSCTPDSYTGVPGDCESFQACLWGRYEVFRCAPGLHFNERTRICDWPSRANCQDNSVSTDNQDSNTPSDKPINHPTSTEKPWVPSTTQATTTLPSAVIDADKVSPLSGHYKIVCYFTNWAWYRRGVGRYLPEHIDHTLCTHIVYGFAVLDYSDLIIKAHDSWADYDNHFYERVVAYKKRGLKVSLALGGWNDSAGDKYSRLVNNPTARKRFIEQAIQFLEKYDFDGLDLDWEYPVCWQVDCSKGPSSDKQGFADLLKELSNELRPRGLLLSSAVSPSKQVIDKGYDVPALAKYLDWIAVMTYDFHGQWDKKTGHVAPLYYHPEDDYYYFNANYSINYWIAKGAPRRNIVMGMPLYGQSFSINDRNAGTGLNVPASAGQTGEFTRAAGFLSYYEICDRIRNRGWNVVQDSEHRMGPYAYKGSQWVSFDDADMIRRKAEYVRDMGLGGGMVWALDLDDFRGRCDEGPHPLMHTLQKVLASPPNKDEELEKPPITVEDLDQGPMAPTVISTTVKTPVPSSTSRDQLQPDDKFKMICYFTNWAWYRQEGGKFLPEDIDPDLCTHVLYGFAVLDGSQLTIKPHDAWADIDNKFYERVAALKSKGIKVLMAIGGWNDSAGNKYSRLVNSPSARQKFITTVIQFIEKYEFEGLDLDWEYPVCWQVDCKKGPATDKEGFASLVKELSEQFKPRNLLLSAAVSPSKRVIDTGYDVPSLAKYLDWISVMTYDYHGQWDKKTGHVAPLYRLPNDWEPTFNANFSIHYWMEKGAPAKKLVMGAPLYGQSFSLAERSERGLNAPTYGGGEAGEATRARGFLSYYEICERTLKKGWTVIQDKERRIGPYAYKGDQWVSFDDTRQIKLKAELIKDLDLGGGMVWALDLDDFKNRCGCEPSPLLRTMNRVLRNYPKGPLCPVTNAFLTIDAGESIMESTTTERPSWEPITSAKPTYLPPTSTTADPDSDIDDTIEIEAEPPIIGGSPDDCGGRVFVPHKKDCSKYFLCNFGKLTEHSCPPGLYWNENRCDWPENTKCQDSQRQSNELLPLISDQENNKKKMICYVMNWARKRPGVGQFLPEDIDLDLCTHIVYGLAKLDPERLTIQNPQAARQKEFLSKIADIKSRTGLKVLLGLGGWDESTDNKYSELAHNSIERKKFARHAALYIQSRGFDGLDLLWEYPVCWQVDCNRGPSSDREAFAALLKELSITFKPKGLLLSTGVSASKEVIDVAYDVPALIKYLDWINVMTYDYHGYWEDKTGHVAPLYRNLDEQTKYLNVNFTIIHWLEQGVPSNKLIMGIPAYGQSFTLSRKLQRKGTPGLNAQVSGPGLPGDFTKSAGMLAYYEICNNVKNRDWSVIKDSKNLSGPYATRGDQWVSYEDVSSVMQKTKFIRDLNLGGALIWSLDVDDFTNLCGCGKYPLTTALSQGLRGERNLRMDCT from the exons CCAGCGCGGTTCACAGGATAGAGCCGTTCTCTTTGTTTCCCCAATCCGTGCCCGACCATCGATGCAGCCATCTGATTTATATTGCTGCCACTTTGG ATCCAGAAGAGCTGGTTGTCGTCTCAAGGGACCGCGAATATGACGAGATCAAGG GTGGATATAAGGCAGTAACGGGACATCGATCGAGGGATCCAGCATTGCGAGTGCTCGTCTCGATCACGGCCCCAAACCGGGGGAAACTGTTTTCTGAAGTGACCAAGAACCATTGCACCCTCCACtgtgaaaaatttgcaaaatccATCTTAAGTTTTCTCGAAGCGCATGACTTCGACGGCGTTGAGATCGATTGGGATGGTTCGCCAGATCGCTTCAATGACTTGAAACTCTTGTTGAGAACGATTAAGAAACTTTTCGCTGATAGAGAATATATTCTCGCGGTTGTTCAAAAGCCAGACGATCCGGTGGATCAGGAAATCACTTCTGCAGCCGATTTAGTTCTTCTGAAAGCTTGGAGAGACAATCCTGCGTtcagaagagaaaaattggCTCTTCATCCCGCACCATTGAAGTATGTTGCTCGAGTGACGAATAAATGGATCGATCAAATCCCGAAAGAACACAGATCGAAAATCGTTCTTGGCTTACCTGTATTTGGACAAGGatatactttaaaatttggaaatttcacgGACACTGGTGCACCTATTATCGGGCCGGGGATTGAAGATGTTTATACCCAGcagaaaaatggaagaatgGCTTACTATGAA ATCTGTGAGAAATTGGAAGATGGATTGTGGACCTCTGGAAGAGACGAGGAGGGGCCATACATAAAACGTGGTGACCAGTGGGTTGGTTACGAGGATCCATTGTCGGTGAAAATCAAAGTGGCTTATGTTAGATCAGTGAGACTCGGTGGAGTTTCTTTATGGTCTCTTGATTTGGACGATTTTCAA ggTATTTGCGGTAATTCGTGGCCTATGTTGAACGCTGCAACCGAATCGATAGGCTTGTATGATGAGGTAGAATTGAACGAATGTTCTACCGATGGTCTATCTAGTGACCCAGAAAATTGCTCAGGATTCTATTCCTGTCACAATG GAGTGCGATATCGAGGTCAATGCGGACCAGGAAGATTCTTCGATTCCACTAATGGCCGTTGCGTAAAAGCGAATTCGAACATTTGTAAACCAGTACAATTCGATAAAATGCAAGGAAATCATTACCAGACTGAAATAAGGGAAACGCAAGCTTTTCAAAATTTAGAGATTTCTCCGAAGAAGGGTCCCCGTGTAGTCTGCTACATAACTTCGTGGTCGCTCTACCGTAAAGGAGATGGACTGTTCGCTCCAGAACGATTAGACTCCCGCCTATGCACCGATATAATCTATGCGTTCGCTGGATTGAATCCAGACACATTGCTCATCCAACCGTTAGATCCTTGGATCGACATAGAACAca atttatatgaGCGAGTGACGAAGACCAAAGGATCAAGAGTGCTCTTAGCCATCGGAGGCTGGACAGACAGTACTGGTGACAAATACTCTCGTTTGATAAGCAGTAGCATTGCACGTCGCAAATTCGTTACAGCTACGATAAACTTCTTGAAAAAGCACAATTTCGACGGCCTATCCTTCGAATGGAACTATCCAAAATGTTGGCAAAGTAATTGCAGAAAGGGACCCGATTCCGACAAGCCTAATTTCACCAAATTAATTCAGGAACTGAGAAAAGGGTTCGATCAACAGGAACCGAGGCTTACGTTAGCTGTAGCATTCTCAGGTTATAAAGAAGTGATCGACAGAGCCTATGAAGTCCGTGAAATTTCGGAAATGGTGGATTTCATATCAGTGATGACGTATGATTATCATGGTGCTTGGGAGGCAAAAACGGGTCACTTGTCGCCCTTATTTGGAAATACTGACGACATCAATCCATATTACAATGTC AATTCCACGATGGAGTACTTGATAAATCTTGGAGCGGACAAATCGAAACTTTTGGCAGGCATACCTTTATATGGACAAGCTTATCGACTGTCTAGTGAAAATTTAACAAGCCTTGGAGATCCTGCCACTGGACCTGGAACTGCTGGAGAATTTACCAAACAACCTGGGATGCTGGCCTATTACGAAGTTTGTGACAGGATCAAGAACAAGGGCTGGGAGACAGGATTAG GGCCAAGTGCGTACCGTAGAGACCAGTGGGTAGGCTACGACAATCAGGAGAGCGTCTTCGCGAAAGGAGAATACATTTTGAAACGTGGTTATGGGGGTGCAACATTGTGGACAGTGGACTTGGACGACTTTTTAAATCGCTGTTGTTCGGAATCCTTCCCACTATTGAAGAGCATAAATCGTGCACTAG GTCGTTTAAAGAATAAAGCTTCCGAAGGATGCGGACGGCCACCAGAACCAGTTACGCCACAACCTCCAACATTGACGACTCACAGTGACGCAGTGGGAGACACTCCTCGACCAACGACGCCAATGGCAAAGCCAACCACGTGGCCAATGTGGACTGAAAAGCCGAGTACAGACAGTCATCATACAACTACTACTTGGCCCACTTGGACTTGGAAACCAAGCAAACGACCAGAGTCAACAACTAAAAGCAGTACCACGGTCTGGTGGACTCAATCAACCAGCACTGCTTCTTCAACATGGACTTCAACCAA AGCACCGGAGCAATTAACAACAGAAGCCACGCAAGGCATAGAGAAACCAACAGACTCCTCAAAACCAGAACAGCCATGTACGATAGGAGAATACGTGCCGGATCCTGATAACTGCAACAACTACTTTAGATGCGTGCTTGGTGAATTGCAACGCGAACAATGCGCGCCAGGATTGCACTGGGACGCGAGACGACGCATTTGCGATTGGCCAGCTGCGGCGAAATGTCAAGCAGGGACAG GTTCTGTGACTCAAAAACCATCATGGACCACCATAAGAACCACCACTACGAAAAAACCAACTACGGCATTCATACCTTCTTCACCCAGACCTATCACCCAAAAACCAATTATGGAAGCTTCGAACGGAAAGCCACCAAAAAATTGTGTACACGGCGAATATTACTCCTATCCAGATTCCTGCACAAGTTTCCATATCTGCGtgaatggaaatttaatttctcaacaATGTGGACCAGGATTGAACTGGAACAAGGAGAAGGGCATGTGCGACTGGGCTTTCAAGAATCCTTGCATCGAGAAACCGAAGAAAACAGCCTCGTTGGTTGCAGGAGGTACCAAGTCAACT TCGTGTACACCTGATAGTTACACAGGTGTTCCAGGAGATTGTGAAAGCTTCCAAGCATGTTTATGGGGCCGCTACGAAGTATTCCGTTGCGCTCCAGGATTACACTTTAATGAGAGAACTCGAATATGTGACTGGCCATCTAGAGCTAATTGTCAAGATAACTCTGTATCAACAGATAATCAAGATTCCAACACACCTAGCGATAAGCCAATTAATCATCCAACGAGTACTGAAAAGCCTTGGGTACCAAGCACGACTCAAGCTACGACCACCTTGCCATCGGCCGTGATAGATGCTGACAAAGTTTCTCCATTGTCTGGCCATTACAAA ATCGTGTGTTACTTCACGAATTGGGCCTGGTATCGAAGAGGAGTCGGTCGTTATCTTCCTGAACATATCGATCACACCCTCTGTACCCATATCGTTTACGGATTTGCTGTTTTAGACTATTCTGACCTAATCATCAAGGCTCACGACTCCTGGGCCGATTACGACAATC ATTTTTACGAACGCGTAGTCGCGTACAAGAAACGTGGGTTGAAAGTATCTCTTGCTCTGGGAGGTTGGAACGATTCAGCTGGAGACAAATACAGTCGTCTAGTGAATAATCCTACTGCTAGGAAAAGGTTTATTGAACAAGCAATCCAATTCCTGGAAAAATACGATTTCGATGGGCTTGACTTGGATTGGGAATACCCAGTTTGCTGGCAA GTTGACTGCAGTAAAGGTCCATCTTCAGATAAACAAGGCTTCGCAGATTTGCTTAAAGAATTGAGCAACGAATTGAGACCCAGAGGATTATTACTCAGTTCAGCGGTTTCGCCGAGCAAACAAGTGATCGACAAAGGCTACGATGTTCCAGCACTCGCTAAATATTTGGACTGGATTGCAGTGATGACTTACGATTTCCATGGTCAATGGGACAAGAAAACTGGCCACGTAGCGCCGCTCTACTACCATCCTGAAGATGACTATTATTACTTCAACGCAAATTATTCCATCAATTATTGGATCGCTAAGGGAGCTCCTCGTAGAAACATCGTTATgg GAATGCCACTGTACGGACAGTCGTTCTCCATAAACGACCGCAACGCAGGTACAGGATTAAATGTGCCAGCTAGTGCTGGACAAACAGGTGAATTTACTAGAGCTGCAGGATTCTTGTCCTATTACGAGATTTGCGATAGGATTCGGAACCGTGGATGGAACGTCGTTCAGGATTCAGAGCACAGAATGGGTCCCTATGCATATAAGGGCAGTCAGTGGGTGAGCTTTGACGATGCTGACATGATTCGACGGAAAGCCGAGTATGTTAGGGACATGGGTCTTGGTGGTGGAATGGTGTGGGCGTTGGATCTCGATGATTTCCGGGGACGCTGCGACGAAGGACCGCATCCGTTGATGCATACTCTTCAAAAAGTTTTAGCTAGTCCTCCCAACAAAGATGAAGaac TTGAGAAGCCACCGATTACAGTGGAAGATTTAGATCAAGGTCCAATGGCGCCCACGGTAATATCCACCACTGTTAAAACACCCGTGCCATCTTCAACGTCGAGGGATCAACTGCAACCTGACGATAAATTCAAAAtgatttgttattttacaaattgggCCTGGTATCGTCAAGAAGGAGGAAAGTTCTTGCCAGAAGATATAGACCCCGATCTGTGTACTCATGTTCTATATGGTTTCGCGGTACTCGATGGATCGCAGTTAACGATTAAACCACATGATGCATGGGCTGATATAGACAACA AGTTCTACGAAAGGGTCGCGGCTTTAAAATCGAAGGGAATAAAGGTATTAATGGCTATTGGAGGATGGAATGATTCAGCAGGTAACAAATACAGTCGTTTGGTGAATTCGCCATCAGCCAGACAAAAATTCATCACGACTGTGATCCAATTTATCGAAAAGTACGAGTTTGAAGGCTTAGATTTAGATTGGGAGTATCCAGTGTGCTGGCAG gtCGACTGTAAAAAAGGTCCAGCTACAGACAAAGAAGGATTCGCTAGTTTAGTGAAGGAGTTGAGCGAACAATTCAAACCAAGAAATTTACTGTTATCCGCCGCGGTTTCTCCGAGCAAACGAGTCATTGACACAGGCTATGACGTACCAAGCTTGGCGAAGTACTTAGACTGGATAtctgtaatgacgtatgattATCATGGTCAATGGGACAAGAAAACCGGTCACGTGGCGCCACTGTATCGACTGCCCAATGACTGGGAGCCAACTTTCAACGCG AACTTTTCAATTCATTATTGGATGGAGAAAGGTGCACCAGCGAAGAAGCTTGTTATGGGAGCACCACTGTACGGTCAGTCCTTCTCCTTGGCAGAAAGAAGTGAGAGAGGATTAAACGCACCGACTTATGGCGGCGGTGAAGCCGGCGAAGCAACAAGAGCCAGAGGTTTCCTGTCTTATTACGAA atatGCGAAAGGACATTAAAGAAGGGTTGGACCGTGATCCAAGACAAAGAGCGACGTATCGGTCCCTACGCGTATAAAGGTGATCAGTGGGTCAGCTTTGACGATACCAGACAAATTAAACTGAAGGCAGAATTAATAAAGGATCTTGATTTGGGCGGCGGCATGGTGTGGGCTCTCGATTTGGACGACTTCAAGAACAGATGCGGCTGTGAGCCTAGCCCGCTTCTGAGAACCATGAACAGGGTTCTAAGAAATTATCCCAAAGGTCCATTGTGTCCAGTAACGAATG cATTTCTAACGATTGACGCTGGAGAATCCATCATGGAATCTACGACTACTGAACGACCAAGTTGGGAACCTATTACTTCTGCTAAACCAACGTACTTGCCACCAACGTCTACAACCGCGGATCCGGATTCTGATATTGATGATACTATTGAAATAGAAGCTGAGCCGCCAATAATTGGTGGTTCACCAGACGACTGCGGCGGTCGTGTATTTGTTCCCCATAAGAAAGATTGCTCTAAATACTTCTTATGTAATTTTGGAAAGCTTACTGAACATTCTTGTCCTCCTGGTCTGTATTGGAACGAGAATCGTTGCGACTGGCCTGAAAACACCAAATGCCAGGATTCTCAGCGACAA TCGAACGAGTTATTGCCATTAATCTCTGACCAGGAgaataacaagaaaaaaatgatttgtTATGTAATGAACTGGGCGCGAAAGCGGCCTGGGGTAGGACAATTCCTACCAGAAGACATTGATCTAGATTTGTGTACTCATATAGTTTACGGCCTCGCGAAGTTGGATCCGGAACGATTAACTATACAAAATCCACAGGCTGCTAGACAGAAGGAATTTCTTAGTAAAATAGCGGATATTAAAAGCAGAACTGGACTGAAGGTTTTGCTTGGTTTGGGTGGCTGGGATGAATCTACAGATAATAAGTACAGCGAATTGGCGCACAATTCCATAGAACGGAAAAAATTTGCGCGCCACGCCGCTCTTTATATTCAAAGTCGCGGATTTGATGGTCTTGACCTCCTTTGGGAGTATCCAGTGTGCTGGCAG GTTGATTGCAATCGTGGACCATCAAGTGATAGGGAAGCTTTTGCAGCCCTGCTAAAGGAACTAAGCATAACATTCAAACCTAAAGGATTGCTCCTTTCCACTGGTGTTTCTGCTAGCAAAGAAGTCATCGACGTAGCTTACGACGTTCCAGCATTAATCAAATACCTCGATTGGATAAATGTTATGACTTATGACTATCATGGCTATTGGGAGGACAAAACTGGTCACGTAGCTCCGCTTTATCGTAATCTGGATGAGCAGACCAAATATTTGAACGTGAACTTTACAATAATCCATTGGCTGGAGCAAGGTGTGCCATCGAATAAACTGATAATGGGCATACCAGCATATGGGCAAAGCTTCACGTTATCGagaaaattgcaaagaaaAGGAACACCGGGCCTTAACGCACAAGTTTCCGGGCCCGGGCTTCCAGGAGACTTCACCAAATCAGCCGGCATGCTTGCTTATTACGAG ATATGTAACAACGTAAAAAACAGAGATTGGTCCGTGATCAAGGATTCGAAGAATCTGAGTGGACCGTATGCTACCAGAGGTGACCAATGGGTCAGCTATGAAGATGTATCCAGTGTAATGCAAAAG ACGAAATTCATAAGAGATCTAAATCTTGGTGGTGCCTTGATATGGTCTTTAGATGTAGATGACTTCACAAATCTTTGTGGCTGTGGAAAATATCCTTTAACAACAGCGCTTAGTCAAGGACTTAGAGGAGAACGAAATCTCAGAATGGATTGTACTTGA